AGGTCGTACGCCGCCGGCACGCCGCGGCCGGTCTGCCCGAGGAGCGGCAGGGCGTCGGTGTCGCTTCGCAGGTCGGGCTGGCGCGGCGCGAGTCACCCAACAGGGGTGCCCGCCACCTCGGGCTGGCGAAGATCCTGGTGGCCGAGATGCCGCACACGCTGAACGCGATGCGCGCCGGTTGGTGTAGCGAGTGGCGCGCCACCCTCCTGGCCCGCGAGACCGCGTGCCTGTCGCTGGAGGACCGGCGCCGGGTCGACGCGGAGTTGATGGCCGACCCCGAGACCACCGAGGGCTGGGGTGACAAGCGACTGGTGGCCGCGGCCCGGGCCCGCGCCTACGAGCTCGACCCGCACGCCGCGTTGAAGCGGTCGAGGAAGGCCGAGGGTGAGCGGTACGTGTCCCTGCGACCGGCACCGGACACGATGACCTACCTGACCGCGCTGCTCCCGGTCGCCCAGGGCGTCGCGGCGTACGCCGCGCTGACCCGCGCCGCCGACTCCGCCCGCGCCGACGGCGATGAGCGCTCCCGCGGGCAGGTCATGGCCGACACCCTCGTCACCGCGATCACCGACCGCACCGCCGAGTCGGCGCCAGTTCCCGCGGTGCCGGTGGCGGTGAACCTGACGGTCTCCGACGCCACCCTCCTCGGCGGTGGCCACCAGCCGGGGTGGGTGGCCGGATACGGGCCGGTGCCGGCCGGGTTCGCCCGCGAGCTGGTCGCGACCGCGATCGCCGACGCGCAGGCGACGCTGCGCAGGCTCTACACCACCAGCACCGGGACGCTGGTGGCGATGGACTCCCGGGCCCGCACCTTCCCCGCGAGCCTGGGGTTGTTCATCGACCTGCGCGACCAGTCGTGCCGCACCCCGTGGTGCGACGCACCGATCCGCCACCGCGACCACGTCGTCCCCGACCACGCCGGCGGCCCCACCAGCGCCACCAACGGACAAGGGCTGTGCGAGGCCTGCAACCAAGCCAAGGAGGCCCCCGGCTTCACCGCCACCACCGTGGGCGGCACCGTCGTCACCACGACCCCGACCGGCCACCAGGTCCGCTCCAGGGCACCCGACCTCCCACCCGGCGACCCACCGGTCACACCCGAACCCCCACGACCCCGGGTCGACGTCCTCCACCCCCGCCTGCAGATCGTCCTCGACGACTACACGCCGGCGGCCTGAGCCACCGAAACGACCACGGGCCCGGCGCCGGACGCCGATACTCCTCGCATGCAGACCACGCGCCTGCGCCGCGCGGGCATCGCCGCCGTCGCCACTGCCGCCCTCGTCGTGCCCCTCGCCCAGGCCACGGGCGCCCAGCAGCCCACCGGGGCCCGCGCCCCAGCGGTGGGGGAGACCGGGCGCTCGATCATCCACGGCCAGGTCGTCGACTCCCGGACGGGCAAGCCCCTCGACGATGTGCACGTGGAGGCTGTGCGGGTGACCGCGCGCGGGGAGGAGGTCGCGGCCAGCGACCTGAGCTACGCCAGCCCCGACAACGCCATCACCCACGGCTACTTCGCGATGCACGTGCAGCGCGGCGGCTACCGGGTCACGTTCGACCGCCCGGACTACGCGACGACCCGTGTCGAGGTCGAGAAGGGCCAGCGCGACCGCGCCGGCCTGGGTTCCCCCGTCGACCTGGTCCGGCTGCCCGCCACCCGGATCTCGCTCAGCGCGATCCGCGGGCGGGGCCTCAGCGTCCGGACCGGACGACGCATCGAGCTCGACCTGCGCCTGAGGGGCAAGGGCGCGAGGACCAGCCCCACCGGCACGGTCGCGGTCTCGCTGGAGCGACGCTCGAGCGCCGTGGCCCCGCGACGGTGCTGCGGCGTCGCGACGGGGGTCGCAGCACCGTCGACATGGGCCGCGCCCCCGCGCCTGGGCGCTACGACGTCGTCGTGTCGTACGCCGGCGACGCAGCCCACCGCAGCGCCGAGCAGGCCTTCACCCTGCGCGTGGTGAAGAAGGGGTAGCCCCGGGGCGCAGCGACCCCGTGCCCCCTTAGGCTCTGCCCATGGATTCTGCCCACGTGGAGCACGACCTCGTCAACGTCCTCTTCACCGAGGAACAGATCCAGGACCGGCTCAAGGAGATGG
The Nocardioides marinisabuli genome window above contains:
- a CDS encoding HNH endonuclease, producing the protein MTAAPSTTDLAALGEAELVEEVRRLEELKAHAAALQVELTARLDEVVRRRHAAAGLPEERQGVGVASQVGLARRESPNRGARHLGLAKILVAEMPHTLNAMRAGWCSEWRATLLARETACLSLEDRRRVDAELMADPETTEGWGDKRLVAAARARAYELDPHAALKRSRKAEGERYVSLRPAPDTMTYLTALLPVAQGVAAYAALTRAADSARADGDERSRGQVMADTLVTAITDRTAESAPVPAVPVAVNLTVSDATLLGGGHQPGWVAGYGPVPAGFARELVATAIADAQATLRRLYTTSTGTLVAMDSRARTFPASLGLFIDLRDQSCRTPWCDAPIRHRDHVVPDHAGGPTSATNGQGLCEACNQAKEAPGFTATTVGGTVVTTTPTGHQVRSRAPDLPPGDPPVTPEPPRPRVDVLHPRLQIVLDDYTPAA